Proteins encoded within one genomic window of Alcanivorax sp. REN37:
- the gltA gene encoding citrate synthase — MTEKKAILKVDGHEDIALSVYSPTLGQDVIDVAPLTAKQLFTFDPGFTSTASCESKITYIDGEKGQLLHRGYSIEELASQSDYLEVCYLLLKGELPTAEQKEKFVSTVKNHTMVHEQLQFFYRGFRRDAHPMAVMCGVVGALSAFYHDSLDINNEAHREITAMRLIAKMPTIAAMCYKYTVGQPFMYPRNDLGYAENFLHMMFGTPCEESKISPVAARAMDRIFILHADHEQNASTSTVRLAGSSGANPFACIAAGISALWGPAHGGANEAVLNMLDEIGDVSNIDKYIAKAKDRNDPFKLMGFGHRVYKNYDPRASVMRESCHEVLAELGVNDPQLELAMKLEQIALSDPYFKEKKLFPNVDFYSGIILKALGIPTSMFTVIFALSRTVGWIAHWNEMISNPYKIGRPRQLYTGEKERPFVAVDERN, encoded by the coding sequence ATGACCGAGAAAAAAGCCATCCTGAAGGTGGACGGCCACGAGGATATCGCGCTGTCGGTATACTCACCCACTTTGGGCCAGGACGTCATTGACGTAGCTCCCCTGACCGCCAAGCAACTGTTCACGTTCGACCCTGGCTTTACTTCCACCGCGTCCTGCGAGTCGAAGATCACCTACATTGATGGTGAAAAGGGTCAGCTGCTGCACCGCGGCTACTCGATCGAGGAACTGGCCAGCCAGTCCGACTACCTGGAAGTGTGCTACCTGCTGCTCAAGGGCGAGCTGCCCACCGCCGAGCAAAAGGAAAAATTCGTCAGCACGGTCAAGAACCACACCATGGTTCATGAACAGCTGCAATTCTTCTACCGCGGTTTCCGCCGTGACGCCCATCCGATGGCCGTCATGTGTGGTGTGGTCGGCGCGCTGTCCGCGTTCTACCACGACTCCCTGGACATCAATAATGAAGCGCACCGCGAGATCACCGCCATGCGCCTCATCGCCAAGATGCCCACCATTGCCGCCATGTGCTACAAGTACACCGTCGGCCAGCCGTTCATGTACCCGCGCAATGACCTGGGTTACGCAGAGAACTTCCTGCACATGATGTTCGGCACCCCGTGCGAGGAATCCAAGATCAGTCCGGTGGCCGCTCGCGCCATGGACCGCATCTTCATCCTCCACGCTGACCACGAACAGAACGCCTCCACCTCCACCGTACGCTTGGCCGGCTCTTCCGGCGCCAACCCGTTCGCATGCATCGCAGCCGGCATCTCCGCGCTGTGGGGCCCGGCGCACGGCGGTGCCAACGAAGCGGTGCTGAACATGCTCGACGAAATCGGCGACGTGTCCAACATCGACAAGTACATTGCTAAGGCCAAAGACCGCAACGACCCGTTCAAGCTGATGGGCTTCGGTCACCGGGTGTACAAGAACTATGACCCGCGCGCCTCTGTGATGCGCGAGTCCTGCCATGAAGTACTGGCCGAATTGGGCGTCAACGATCCGCAGCTGGAGCTGGCGATGAAGCTCGAGCAAATCGCCCTGTCCGACCCCTACTTCAAAGAAAAGAAACTGTTCCCGAACGTGGATTTCTACTCCGGCATCATCCTCAAGGCGCTGGGCATCCCGACGTCCATGTTCACCGTGATTTTCGCCCTGTCTCGCACCGTGGGCTGGATCGCACACTGGAACGAAATGATCTCCAACCCCTACAAGATCGGTCGCCCGCGCCAGCTTTACACCGGCGAAAAAGAGCGTCCGTTCGTAGCGGTGGACGAGCGCAACTGA
- the sdhC gene encoding succinate dehydrogenase, cytochrome b556 subunit yields the protein MNDKRPVNLDLKTIKFPVSALASITHRITGIVLFVALPILLWMLDRSLASPESFAELKECLTSPLAKLVLWGILAALLYHLVAGTKHLVMDLGFALTKESGHRATIVALVIAVVLILLAGVWVW from the coding sequence GTGAACGATAAGCGACCCGTAAACCTCGATCTTAAGACGATCAAGTTCCCGGTCAGCGCCTTGGCTTCCATTACCCACCGTATTACCGGCATCGTGCTGTTCGTGGCGCTGCCTATTTTGCTGTGGATGCTGGATCGCTCTTTGGCGTCTCCGGAAAGCTTTGCTGAACTGAAAGAATGCCTGACCAGTCCGCTGGCCAAGCTGGTGCTGTGGGGCATTCTTGCCGCACTGCTGTACCACCTGGTGGCTGGCACTAAGCACCTGGTAATGGACCTTGGCTTTGCACTGACCAAGGAATCCGGTCACCGCGCCACCATCGTGGCCTTGGTGATCGCCGTGGTTCTCATTCTTCTGGCGGGGGTGTGGGTATGGTAA
- a CDS encoding beta-ketoacyl-ACP synthase III gives MAQQAVVISGTGLWTPELSISNEELVASFNRYVELYNSRNAAAIEAGELVALQPSSAEFIEKASGIKARYVLNKDGVLDPERMAPRIAERSDDDISVQAEMAVKAIQQALAAAGRTPADVDAILVACSNMQRPYPAMAIEVQHYLGMEGGWGYDMNVACSAATFGLQAAVNAIQSGNARCVVVVNPEICSAHLAWEDRDCHFIFGDVATALVLEAREDATSDNQWEVLGSKLQTKFSNNIRNNFGFLNRGDEAGIGARDKLFRQEGRKVFREVCPMVAEQISTHLQELELAPDALNRMWLHQANLGMNQFIARKVLGRDATLEEAPVILDEYANTSSAGSIIAFHKYNADLPAGALGVICSFGAGYSAGSIILRKC, from the coding sequence GTGGCACAGCAGGCAGTGGTAATCAGCGGGACCGGGCTTTGGACCCCGGAGTTGTCGATCAGCAATGAAGAGCTGGTGGCATCGTTCAACCGCTATGTGGAGCTTTACAACAGCCGCAATGCGGCCGCCATCGAGGCCGGTGAACTGGTGGCCTTGCAGCCCTCCAGCGCCGAGTTCATCGAGAAAGCGTCCGGCATCAAGGCCCGTTACGTGCTCAACAAAGACGGCGTGCTGGACCCGGAGCGCATGGCACCGCGCATTGCCGAGCGCAGCGATGACGACATCTCGGTGCAGGCGGAAATGGCCGTGAAGGCCATTCAGCAGGCGCTGGCCGCTGCGGGCCGCACCCCCGCTGACGTCGATGCGATACTGGTGGCGTGTTCCAATATGCAACGCCCGTACCCGGCGATGGCCATCGAAGTGCAGCACTACCTAGGCATGGAAGGCGGCTGGGGCTACGACATGAACGTGGCCTGTTCCGCGGCCACCTTCGGGCTGCAAGCGGCGGTCAACGCCATTCAATCCGGCAATGCCCGTTGCGTGGTGGTGGTGAATCCGGAAATCTGCTCGGCGCACTTGGCTTGGGAAGACCGCGATTGCCACTTCATCTTCGGTGACGTGGCCACCGCGTTGGTGCTGGAAGCGCGCGAAGACGCCACTTCCGACAATCAGTGGGAAGTGCTCGGCAGCAAGCTGCAGACCAAGTTCTCCAACAACATCCGCAACAACTTCGGCTTCCTCAACCGCGGTGATGAAGCCGGCATTGGTGCCCGCGACAAGCTGTTCCGCCAGGAAGGTCGCAAGGTGTTCCGCGAGGTGTGTCCGATGGTGGCCGAGCAGATCAGTACCCATCTGCAGGAGTTGGAGCTGGCCCCGGATGCGCTCAACCGTATGTGGCTGCACCAAGCCAACCTCGGCATGAACCAGTTCATCGCCCGCAAGGTGCTCGGCCGTGACGCCACGCTGGAAGAAGCGCCGGTGATCTTGGACGAATACGCCAACACCAGTTCGGCCGGCTCGATCATTGCGTTCCACAAGTACAATGCCGACCTGCCGGCTGGGGCGCTGGGTGTGATTTGTTCGTTCGGTGCGGGCTACTCCGCCGGGTCTATTATCCTGCGCAAGTGTTGA
- a CDS encoding TerB family tellurite resistance protein, producing MSGWKALGRWLSGPEQAPAPALEDAAAALLYEVARADGVLSDSEQQALSTRLVQLFGEPAASAAQRGAELAEQEVDYFRLVQVLRDHWSAEQRAELVDAMWQIAAADGELSRDEEAVVRKVADLLYVSHSRMLRGRPRQGTQ from the coding sequence ATGAGCGGCTGGAAAGCCTTGGGCCGCTGGTTATCGGGCCCGGAACAGGCGCCAGCGCCGGCGCTGGAAGACGCTGCTGCCGCGCTGCTCTATGAAGTCGCCCGCGCCGACGGCGTGCTCAGCGACAGCGAGCAGCAGGCACTATCAACACGCTTGGTGCAACTGTTCGGTGAGCCGGCGGCATCCGCCGCGCAGCGGGGCGCCGAACTGGCCGAGCAGGAAGTAGATTACTTCCGCCTGGTGCAGGTGCTGCGCGACCACTGGTCTGCCGAGCAACGCGCGGAGCTGGTGGATGCCATGTGGCAGATCGCGGCAGCCGATGGCGAGTTATCGCGAGATGAAGAAGCAGTGGTGCGCAAAGTGGCCGACCTGCTGTACGTGTCCCACAGTCGTATGCTGCGTGGGCGCCCGCGTCAAGGAACTCAGTGA
- a CDS encoding DUF4399 domain-containing protein: MKRIVAPLSLLACAAMLGACSEPATPTTEASAAPSVTPTTVSLPRQSSTADARVYFVSPADGATLSNPVKLEFGLDGMQVAPAGDATPGTGHHHLLIDTPELPNMNQPLPANDKLIHFGGGQTEIELELAPGTHRLQLVLGDALHIPHQPPVVSEPITITVE; the protein is encoded by the coding sequence ATGAAACGCATTGTTGCTCCGCTCTCCCTGCTCGCCTGCGCCGCTATGCTGGGCGCCTGCTCCGAACCGGCCACCCCGACCACCGAGGCGTCAGCCGCGCCGAGCGTGACGCCTACCACGGTGTCGCTGCCGCGCCAAAGTTCCACTGCTGATGCGCGGGTCTACTTCGTCAGCCCCGCAGACGGCGCCACCCTGTCGAACCCGGTGAAACTGGAATTCGGCCTCGACGGCATGCAGGTGGCACCGGCGGGTGATGCCACGCCGGGCACCGGTCATCACCATTTGCTGATCGACACACCGGAACTGCCGAACATGAACCAACCGCTTCCAGCCAACGACAAGCTGATTCACTTCGGTGGCGGCCAGACCGAAATCGAATTGGAACTGGCGCCGGGCACCCATCGCCTGCAACTGGTGTTGGGTGATGCGCTGCATATTCCGCACCAACCGCCGGTGGTGTCGGAGCCGATCACCATCACGGTAGAGTAA
- a CDS encoding transaldolase family protein gives MTDKRAQLARFSTLVADTGDLDTILQLQPVDATTNPSLMLSVARYPDGPALLQQARELAARIDAEAGLALCNDAFAAVVGQRILAAIPGWVSSEVDARLSFDRAATVARARQILHCYELLGADTGRVLIKIAATWEGLQAAAELERDGIRCNVTLVFNTTQALAAAERGATLISPFVGRIRDWALRQGAVINDIDDDPGVQSVRAIFRALKGRGLPTLVMGASFRSTEQIEALAGCDRLTIAPSLLDALAQDPGTLQRQLDPAQVPSLDASAPLTEAAFRWAMNDDAMASELLADGVRRFARDQDALDQLLEPSA, from the coding sequence ATGACTGACAAACGCGCCCAGTTGGCCCGCTTCAGTACGCTGGTGGCCGACACCGGCGACCTCGATACCATCTTGCAATTGCAGCCGGTGGATGCCACCACCAACCCGTCGTTGATGTTGTCGGTGGCACGCTACCCCGATGGCCCGGCGCTGCTGCAGCAAGCCCGCGAGCTGGCGGCACGCATCGACGCCGAGGCTGGCCTCGCACTGTGCAACGACGCCTTTGCCGCAGTGGTCGGTCAACGCATCCTCGCCGCTATTCCCGGCTGGGTGTCCAGTGAAGTGGATGCGCGCTTGTCGTTCGACCGTGCCGCCACAGTGGCGCGCGCACGCCAGATCCTGCACTGCTACGAACTGCTAGGCGCCGATACCGGTCGCGTGCTGATCAAGATTGCCGCCACTTGGGAAGGCCTGCAGGCCGCCGCCGAGCTGGAGCGTGATGGCATTCGCTGCAACGTCACCTTGGTGTTCAACACCACCCAAGCGTTAGCTGCCGCCGAACGCGGCGCGACGCTGATTTCCCCGTTCGTCGGCCGCATCCGCGATTGGGCGCTGCGCCAAGGTGCGGTGATCAACGACATCGACGACGACCCCGGTGTGCAATCGGTGCGCGCCATTTTCCGCGCCTTGAAAGGCCGCGGCCTGCCCACCTTGGTGATGGGTGCCAGCTTCCGCAGCACCGAGCAGATCGAGGCACTGGCCGGCTGCGATCGCTTGACCATCGCCCCCAGCCTGCTGGATGCGCTGGCGCAAGACCCCGGCACGCTGCAACGCCAGTTGGACCCGGCGCAGGTGCCGTCACTGGACGCCAGCGCACCGCTCACCGAAGCCGCGTTCCGCTGGGCCATGAATGACGATGCCATGGCCAGCGAACTGCTGGCCGACGGCGTGCGCCGTTTCGCCCGCGACCAGGACGCACTGGATCAACTGCTGGAGCCGTCCGCATGA
- a CDS encoding MlaA family lipoprotein encodes MNGGVWHRWAALGLLLVSSAAWSAATPAEPALLPVPPAHPQDPWEHFNRRIFGFNDVVDRYAARPVAVTYQKVTPGFIRRSISRFYDNFKDLRSGVNDLLQGELGDAGKNFSRFGLNTTLGVGGLFDVATSAGVEKRPTDFGTTLAHWGVPQGPYIMLPLLGPSTPRDAAAIVPDGYFAFNSQVRHRRTYWSLWGVYMLNYRAELLDYEGVITGDRYAFIRDYYLRNRALMAGEHNVDDDFDFSSGVDSDDDDDW; translated from the coding sequence ATGAACGGCGGCGTATGGCACCGGTGGGCAGCACTTGGATTGCTGCTGGTTTCCTCGGCGGCATGGTCTGCGGCAACGCCGGCAGAGCCGGCGCTGTTGCCGGTACCGCCTGCCCATCCCCAGGACCCGTGGGAACACTTCAACCGCCGCATATTCGGTTTCAACGATGTGGTGGACCGCTATGCGGCGCGGCCGGTGGCGGTGACCTACCAGAAGGTCACGCCGGGCTTCATCCGCCGTTCGATCAGCCGTTTCTACGACAACTTCAAAGATCTTCGCAGCGGCGTGAATGACCTGTTGCAAGGTGAGTTGGGGGATGCCGGCAAGAACTTCAGCCGTTTTGGTCTCAATACCACGCTGGGCGTCGGCGGCCTATTTGATGTGGCCACCAGCGCCGGTGTGGAAAAGCGACCGACCGATTTTGGCACCACCTTGGCCCACTGGGGCGTGCCGCAGGGGCCCTACATTATGCTGCCGTTGCTAGGGCCGAGCACGCCGCGGGATGCGGCCGCCATCGTTCCTGATGGCTACTTCGCCTTCAACTCCCAGGTCCGCCATCGGCGCACCTACTGGAGCCTGTGGGGCGTCTACATGCTCAATTACCGCGCCGAGTTGCTTGATTATGAGGGCGTCATCACCGGCGACCGCTATGCCTTCATCCGTGACTATTACCTGCGCAACCGGGCGCTGATGGCCGGTGAGCACAATGTCGATGACGACTTCGATTTCAGCAGCGGCGTCGACAGTGATGATGACGATGATTGGTGA
- the gltX gene encoding glutamate--tRNA ligase, with protein sequence MTVVRTRVAPSPTGDPHVGTAYIALFNACFARQHGGQFILRIEDTDRLRSTPESEQAILASLRWLGLDWDEGPDVGGPHGPYRQSERGDVYAEHAQKLLDSGHAFRCFRTPEELDQLRDSLKEAGIQRALKPSDLALPADEVARREAAGMPSVVRMQVPEEGKVAIQDLLRGEIELDWAQVDAQILLKSDGMPTYHLANVVDDHLMQITHVIRGEEWINSAPKHLLLYQYFGWQMPVLCHMPLLRNPDKSKLSKRKNPTSITYYRDKGYLPEALLNYLGRMGWSMPDEREKFSLAEMQQQFDLTRVSLGGPVFDVEKLSWLNGQWLRELSDDAFIDTLQNWLFNREYARQVIPHIRPRVETLSQVVERAGFCFGDVPTLTEASFAHPSIAADDMKVWLQYLLWSLEALRQWERDALFAEAQSLSKALKVKVKDFLFPVFVAIAGTPASFSVVDAMALIGPDLSRMRLRTAIEALGGVSKKQLKQLEKSWAALQQGAESAQEIAE encoded by the coding sequence ATGACTGTTGTTCGTACCCGGGTCGCGCCGTCCCCCACTGGCGATCCCCACGTTGGCACCGCCTACATTGCGCTGTTCAACGCCTGTTTTGCGCGCCAGCACGGTGGCCAGTTTATTCTGCGCATCGAGGACACCGACCGGCTGCGCTCCACCCCGGAATCGGAGCAGGCGATTCTGGCGTCGCTGCGCTGGCTGGGACTGGACTGGGACGAAGGCCCGGACGTGGGCGGCCCACACGGGCCGTATCGGCAGAGCGAGCGCGGCGATGTCTACGCCGAGCATGCGCAAAAGCTGCTCGACAGTGGCCATGCATTCCGTTGCTTCCGCACCCCGGAAGAACTCGATCAACTGCGCGACAGCCTCAAAGAGGCCGGCATCCAGCGCGCGCTGAAGCCCTCTGATCTGGCGCTGCCCGCAGACGAGGTGGCGCGCCGCGAAGCGGCTGGCATGCCATCGGTGGTGCGCATGCAGGTGCCGGAGGAAGGCAAGGTCGCGATTCAGGACCTGCTGCGCGGTGAAATCGAGTTGGACTGGGCGCAGGTGGACGCGCAGATCTTGCTCAAGTCTGACGGCATGCCCACTTACCACCTGGCCAACGTGGTGGATGACCACCTGATGCAGATCACCCATGTGATCCGCGGTGAAGAATGGATCAACTCGGCGCCGAAACACCTGTTGCTGTACCAGTACTTCGGTTGGCAGATGCCGGTGCTATGCCACATGCCGCTGCTGCGCAATCCAGACAAATCGAAGCTGTCCAAGCGCAAGAACCCGACCAGCATTACCTATTACCGGGATAAGGGTTACCTGCCGGAAGCACTGCTGAATTACCTCGGCCGCATGGGCTGGTCGATGCCGGACGAGCGCGAGAAATTCTCACTCGCTGAAATGCAGCAGCAGTTCGACCTGACGCGGGTGTCGCTGGGCGGGCCGGTGTTCGACGTGGAGAAACTCAGCTGGCTTAACGGCCAGTGGCTGCGCGAGTTGTCTGACGATGCGTTCATCGACACTCTGCAAAACTGGCTGTTTAACCGTGAATACGCACGCCAGGTGATTCCACACATTCGACCGCGGGTGGAAACCTTGAGCCAGGTGGTGGAGCGGGCCGGCTTCTGCTTCGGTGACGTGCCGACGCTGACTGAAGCGTCGTTCGCACACCCGTCCATTGCCGCAGATGACATGAAAGTATGGCTGCAGTATTTGCTGTGGTCGCTGGAAGCACTGCGTCAGTGGGAACGCGATGCGCTATTCGCTGAGGCCCAGTCGCTGTCTAAGGCGCTGAAGGTGAAGGTGAAGGATTTCTTGTTCCCGGTGTTCGTCGCGATCGCCGGCACCCCGGCCAGTTTTTCTGTGGTGGACGCCATGGCGCTGATTGGTCCCGACCTGTCGCGGATGCGTCTGCGTACCGCCATTGAAGCGCTGGGTGGGGTGTCGAAAAAGCAGCTCAAGCAACTAGAGAAGAGTTGGGCGGCGCTGCAGCAAGGTGCTGAATCTGCTCAGGAAATAGCCGAATAA
- a CDS encoding class II aldolase/adducin family protein gives MTIESALLQLNVRDHVSAAEWQARVELAACYRLVALYGWDDVIFTHISAKVPGTEEFLINPYGLMFEEVTASNLVKINLDGDKLMDSPYDINPAGFTIHSAIHAVREDVGCVLHTHTPAGVGVSAQAGGILPISQQSLFVLASLAYHDYEGVALREDEKARLQAHLGQAKNLVLRNHGLLTCGRSVAEAFLGMYTLQRCCEIQVQAQAGGGALIPIPQSILDGALQSMREVTKGAGAGLAWPALLRRVQREMPGFDQ, from the coding sequence ATGACGATCGAGTCAGCGTTGCTGCAATTGAACGTCCGCGACCACGTGAGCGCGGCGGAATGGCAGGCCCGGGTGGAACTGGCCGCCTGCTACCGGCTGGTGGCCCTGTACGGCTGGGACGATGTGATTTTTACCCACATCTCGGCGAAGGTGCCGGGCACCGAAGAGTTCTTGATCAATCCCTACGGGCTGATGTTCGAGGAAGTCACCGCCTCGAACCTGGTGAAGATCAATCTCGACGGCGACAAGTTGATGGATTCGCCCTACGACATCAACCCGGCTGGTTTCACCATCCACAGCGCTATTCACGCGGTGCGTGAGGATGTCGGTTGTGTGCTGCACACCCATACCCCGGCCGGGGTCGGCGTGTCGGCGCAGGCGGGCGGTATTCTGCCGATTTCTCAGCAGTCACTGTTTGTGTTGGCCAGCCTGGCCTACCACGACTACGAGGGCGTGGCCCTGCGTGAAGACGAAAAAGCGCGCCTGCAAGCACATTTGGGCCAGGCCAAGAATCTGGTGCTGCGCAACCACGGATTGCTGACTTGCGGCCGTTCGGTGGCGGAGGCCTTCCTTGGCATGTACACGCTGCAGCGCTGCTGTGAAATCCAAGTGCAGGCGCAGGCCGGCGGCGGGGCGCTGATTCCGATTCCGCAAAGTATTCTGGATGGCGCGCTGCAAAGTATGCGCGAAGTAACCAAAGGCGCCGGCGCCGGTTTGGCATGGCCGGCGCTGCTGCGGCGGGTACAGCGGGAAATGCCCGGTTTCGATCAGTAA
- a CDS encoding NAD(P)-dependent oxidoreductase: MSLDIAFLGLGVMGYPMAGHLARAGHRVTVYNRTTATAEHWVAEHGGQRADSPAAAAQHAQMVFSCVGNDDDLRAVLAGTDGALAGARPGTLLVDHTTASADVARELHQAALAQGARFMDAPVSGGQQGAEQGVLTIMCGGAESDFADAEPVLRSYARAVTLMGNVGAGQLTKMVNQICVAGVVQGLAEGMSFAEQAGLDVQRVIDVVSQGAASSWQMVNRHRTMLADQYQHGFAVDWMRKDLDMCLAEAAQNGAELPLTELVNDFYREVQALGGGRWDTSALLKRLQQRRKK; the protein is encoded by the coding sequence ATGAGCCTTGATATCGCATTCCTTGGCCTCGGTGTCATGGGCTATCCCATGGCCGGCCACCTGGCCCGTGCAGGCCACCGCGTCACCGTCTACAACCGCACTACCGCCACCGCCGAACACTGGGTGGCGGAGCATGGCGGCCAGCGCGCGGACAGCCCCGCCGCGGCCGCACAGCACGCACAAATGGTGTTTAGCTGCGTCGGTAATGATGACGACCTACGTGCCGTGCTGGCCGGCACGGACGGCGCCCTGGCCGGCGCCCGCCCTGGCACGCTGCTGGTGGATCACACCACGGCCTCGGCGGACGTCGCGCGAGAACTGCACCAAGCCGCCCTCGCCCAGGGCGCACGCTTTATGGACGCCCCGGTCTCCGGTGGCCAGCAAGGTGCCGAGCAAGGCGTGCTCACCATCATGTGCGGCGGCGCCGAGTCCGATTTTGCCGACGCCGAACCGGTGTTGCGCAGCTATGCCCGTGCGGTGACGTTGATGGGCAACGTCGGCGCCGGCCAGCTTACCAAGATGGTCAACCAGATCTGCGTTGCCGGCGTGGTACAAGGTTTAGCAGAAGGCATGTCGTTCGCCGAGCAGGCCGGCCTGGACGTACAGCGAGTCATTGATGTGGTATCCCAGGGCGCCGCCAGCTCCTGGCAGATGGTCAACCGCCACCGCACCATGCTGGCCGATCAGTACCAGCACGGCTTTGCAGTGGATTGGATGCGCAAGGACTTGGATATGTGCCTCGCGGAAGCAGCGCAGAACGGCGCCGAACTGCCGCTCACCGAACTGGTGAATGACTTCTACCGTGAAGTGCAGGCACTTGGCGGCGGTCGCTGGGACACCTCTGCCCTGCTCAAACGGCTACAACAACGCCGGAAAAAATGA
- a CDS encoding Crp/Fnr family transcriptional regulator translates to MTEPETVTSTTIPARLSSAEQRLLFQDNRLLGRLPPPVLAALEQQGRRRQLADGDCIYARGDAPDGLYGLLRGSARISNFSAEGREAVLAVLNPGSWFGEVSMFDGLPRSHDTHARGSTELLLIPRAAFHQLLVQFPALYPVFTELLCRRLRLSFSLQEDTTLLPLAARLAKRLVMHARNYGQSSRPSNVQRVTLSQESLAQMLNSSRQQVNRLLKRMEAAGWVTLRYRSVELRDPAALNQVASGQRGLPPDSSSHPSPPQR, encoded by the coding sequence GTGACCGAGCCCGAAACTGTCACATCGACGACAATCCCAGCCCGCCTTAGCAGTGCCGAACAACGGTTACTGTTCCAAGACAATCGGCTGCTGGGCCGCTTGCCGCCGCCGGTGCTGGCGGCGCTGGAGCAGCAAGGCCGGCGCCGCCAACTGGCAGACGGCGACTGCATCTATGCCCGTGGTGACGCTCCTGACGGCCTTTACGGCTTGCTGCGTGGCAGCGCCCGCATCAGCAACTTCAGCGCCGAAGGCCGCGAAGCCGTGCTGGCCGTGCTCAACCCAGGCAGCTGGTTTGGCGAGGTGTCGATGTTCGACGGCCTGCCACGTTCCCACGATACCCACGCCCGCGGCAGCACCGAGCTGTTGCTGATCCCGCGTGCCGCCTTCCACCAATTGCTGGTGCAGTTCCCGGCGCTGTACCCGGTGTTCACCGAACTACTGTGCCGGCGGTTGCGGCTGTCGTTCTCACTGCAGGAAGACACCACCTTGCTGCCACTGGCGGCGCGGCTGGCCAAACGACTGGTGATGCACGCGCGCAACTACGGCCAGAGCAGCCGCCCCAGTAATGTGCAGCGGGTAACGTTGTCGCAGGAATCACTGGCGCAGATGCTGAACAGCTCGCGCCAACAGGTGAACCGGCTGCTGAAACGGATGGAAGCGGCCGGCTGGGTCACGCTGCGCTACCGCAGTGTTGAACTGCGCGATCCGGCCGCGCTGAACCAAGTGGCCAGCGGCCAGCGCGGGCTGCCGCCGGACAGCAGCAGTCATCCATCCCCGCCTCAGCGCTGA
- the dusA gene encoding tRNA dihydrouridine(20/20a) synthase DusA, with amino-acid sequence MSDPIAAAPLDRRLSIAPMLDWTTRDYRMLMRLITRHTLLYTEMVTAPALLHGDRDAQLDHDAGEHPMAVQLGGSDPVQLAEAARICEQYGYGEINLNVGCPSDRVQSGMFGACLMATPQRVADCVAAMQAVVSVPVTVKSRIGIDDQDDYAFLHRFIDTVQQTGCRTFIIHARKAILSGLSPKENREIPPLIYARAEQVKQDFPQLEVILNGGLRSLDEVEQHLQHLDGAMIGREAYHNPLHLADADPRIFGQPAPRSAVDAHSVVHAFMPYLEQRFAAGVHPKHILRHLLGLFQNRPGARAFRRHLSTHAHRADATPQVLLDALALVPTL; translated from the coding sequence ATGTCTGACCCGATTGCTGCCGCCCCGCTGGACCGGCGCCTGTCGATTGCCCCGATGCTCGACTGGACCACCCGCGACTACCGCATGCTGATGCGCCTGATCACCCGCCATACGCTGCTGTATACCGAAATGGTCACGGCCCCGGCGTTGCTGCATGGTGATCGTGATGCACAGCTCGATCACGATGCCGGCGAGCACCCGATGGCAGTGCAGCTCGGCGGCAGCGATCCGGTGCAATTGGCAGAGGCCGCACGCATTTGCGAGCAATACGGCTATGGCGAAATCAATCTGAATGTGGGCTGCCCGTCCGACCGCGTGCAGTCCGGCATGTTTGGTGCTTGTCTGATGGCCACACCGCAGCGGGTGGCCGATTGCGTCGCCGCCATGCAGGCGGTGGTGAGTGTGCCGGTAACGGTTAAAAGCCGTATCGGCATTGATGACCAAGATGACTACGCCTTCCTGCACCGCTTTATCGACACCGTGCAACAGACCGGCTGTCGCACCTTCATCATTCATGCCCGCAAGGCCATCCTGAGCGGCCTCAGCCCCAAGGAAAACCGGGAAATTCCGCCGCTGATCTATGCGCGCGCGGAACAGGTAAAACAGGATTTCCCGCAGTTGGAGGTGATCCTCAATGGCGGTCTGCGCAGCTTGGATGAGGTAGAGCAGCACCTGCAGCATCTCGACGGCGCCATGATCGGCCGCGAGGCCTATCACAACCCACTGCACCTGGCAGATGCCGATCCGCGTATCTTTGGTCAGCCGGCGCCGCGCAGCGCGGTCGACGCCCACAGCGTGGTGCATGCGTTCATGCCTTATCTGGAGCAGCGTTTTGCCGCCGGCGTGCATCCTAAGCACATCCTGCGGCACCTGCTCGGGCTGTTCCAAAACCGCCCCGGCGCGCGCGCGTTCCGCCGTCACCTTAGTACCCATGCCCATCGCGCTGACGCCACCCCGCAAGTCCTGCTGGATGCACTGGCGCTGGTGCCGACGCTCTGA